The Neorhodopirellula lusitana genome segment CGATGTAGTTCTATTCAACGATACACCCGCCATCGAACCGTATTGGCCCTACGTACCTAGAAAGGTCAGGACAATTGGCGTGCTCCACGACATAGCTTATGGCTGGAAGCGGCCGTTCATCGACTGCAAGCACTATCTCGACGGTATCGTTGCGGTGAGCGACTTTGTCTACGATTCAATATCAAAATCTCTTTCTGATTTCCCGGGGATCTTTGCAACGGTCGAGAACGGGGTCTCGATTCCAAATTTGGTTTCGGGCAAAGATCCATCTGGCATCCTGCACCTCGTATTTTTTGGTGCTATCGATCGGCAGAAGGGCGCCTACGATCTGCCTGCGATAGTCAAAGCTGTCTCCGCCCTTGGTATAGAATTCAAGCTATCGATACTCGGGGGAACGGACCTCGTTCTCGCCCAGGAAATTGAAAGAGCAGCAAAAGACAATGAAATTATTTGGTATGGCAGACTTGAGCGAGCAGAGTGCTTTAAGATTCTCAGGAAGGCGCACGTTTATCTAGCTCTAAGCCGAAGCGAATCATTCGGACTGACGACAGTTGAAGCGATGGCTACAGGCTGTGTCCCGGTTGGCTACCAAAGCGGAGGCACCGCAGCCATCGTTGAAAACGAAGAATCGGGCCTTCTGGTCACACTCTGCGAACACAAACGTCTAGCAGAAGCAATACATCGTCTTAACGA includes the following:
- a CDS encoding glycosyltransferase family 4 protein, with the translated sequence MNQRPLRIAWITPSLRGRGVTTVCEEAAKSVAQLTNHDVHLVCAYEKPPNAEIDAPVTIHDLRLPRNDRLSACNGMHKWIKLKNPDVVLFNDTPAIEPYWPYVPRKVRTIGVLHDIAYGWKRPFIDCKHYLDGIVAVSDFVYDSISKSLSDFPGIFATVENGVSIPNLVSGKDPSGILHLVFFGAIDRQKGAYDLPAIVKAVSALGIEFKLSILGGTDLVLAQEIERAAKDNEIIWYGRLERAECFKILRKAHVYLALSRSESFGLTTVEAMATGCVPVGYQSGGTAAIVENEESGLLVTLCEHKRLAEAIHRLNDDRDRLARMSLRSSNRAISQYNTKAMGQRYVELIERVYQSPSVSSRLDFQNFQLPRSNNRRYAAIVPSGIRKRINQLISLNPRLEDAARKWKGI